A region of Fibrobacter succinogenes subsp. succinogenes S85 DNA encodes the following proteins:
- the hisS gene encoding histidine--tRNA ligase, giving the protein MSIAIPQLPKGTRDFYPEAERIQNYIFDTWRKVAESFAYEEYEGPMFEHLELYTGKSGEEIVSQLYNFKDKGDREIALRPEMTPTLARLVIQKARELKKPFKWFSMPRLFRYEKAQKGRLREFFQLNMDIIGTESIYAEADLLASIATMLRKFGLKDSDFAIGVSSRKLLATYLEEIGAPNPALVYPVLDRRLKIGPEAFAKALTEAGLSEAQIKQLDDFMSCKSIEEVRAAVKSENATAALKEIEDLFATLAAAGFSECVNLDLSIVRGLAYYTGIVFEVFDKGKSMRAIAGGGRYDSLTEKLGGDRIPGVGFGMGDVVLADLLRERGLLPSPKQHVDFYIASFTNDMKKIFETAQVFRANGNSVSHPLATMKMGKQLEQANYQGASIVVYVDGDKAAAGQFEYKDLRDGTMHVGDVAAIVEQLKA; this is encoded by the coding sequence ATGAGTATTGCAATTCCTCAACTGCCTAAAGGCACACGTGATTTTTACCCGGAAGCCGAGCGCATCCAGAACTATATTTTTGACACATGGCGCAAAGTCGCCGAAAGCTTCGCCTACGAAGAATACGAAGGCCCGATGTTTGAACATCTGGAACTTTACACCGGAAAATCCGGCGAAGAAATCGTAAGCCAGCTTTATAACTTCAAGGACAAGGGCGACCGCGAAATTGCACTCCGCCCCGAAATGACGCCGACACTCGCCCGCCTCGTGATCCAGAAGGCCCGCGAACTCAAGAAGCCGTTCAAGTGGTTCTCCATGCCGCGCCTGTTCCGTTACGAAAAGGCTCAGAAGGGTCGTCTCCGCGAATTTTTCCAGCTGAACATGGACATCATCGGCACTGAAAGCATCTACGCCGAAGCAGACTTGCTCGCCTCCATCGCCACAATGCTCCGCAAATTCGGCCTCAAGGACTCCGACTTTGCCATTGGCGTTTCGAGCCGCAAGCTCCTCGCCACCTACCTCGAAGAAATTGGCGCCCCGAACCCGGCTCTCGTTTACCCGGTTCTTGACCGTCGCCTGAAAATCGGCCCGGAAGCATTTGCCAAGGCACTTACCGAAGCTGGACTTTCCGAAGCACAGATCAAGCAGCTCGACGATTTCATGAGCTGCAAGTCTATCGAAGAAGTGCGCGCCGCCGTGAAGAGCGAAAACGCAACCGCCGCCCTTAAGGAAATTGAAGACCTCTTTGCTACGCTTGCTGCCGCAGGCTTTAGCGAATGCGTGAACCTCGACCTTTCCATTGTGCGTGGCCTCGCCTACTACACCGGCATCGTGTTCGAAGTCTTTGACAAGGGTAAATCCATGCGCGCTATCGCAGGCGGTGGACGTTATGACAGCCTCACCGAAAAGCTCGGTGGCGACCGCATCCCGGGCGTTGGCTTTGGCATGGGCGACGTCGTGCTCGCCGACCTCCTCCGCGAACGTGGACTTCTGCCGAGCCCGAAGCAGCATGTGGACTTCTACATCGCAAGCTTCACGAACGACATGAAGAAGATTTTCGAAACGGCCCAGGTGTTCCGCGCAAACGGCAACTCTGTTTCTCACCCGCTCGCCACCATGAAGATGGGCAAGCAGCTGGAACAGGCCAACTACCAGGGCGCAAGCATCGTCGTTTATGTCGATGGTGACAAGGCGGCTGCCGGTCAGTTCGAATACAAGGACCTCCGTGACGGCACCATGCACGTGGGCGATGTCGCCGCGATTGTTGAACAGCTGAAAGCTTAA
- the mdh gene encoding malate dehydrogenase produces the protein MARKKIALVGAGQIGGTMALVLAQKNLGDVVLIDIPMTQGMPKGKALDIMEGRSVINSSVDLQGSTDYSAIKGADVVIVTAGFPRMPGMSRDDLLDKNCGVIKTVAEAIKENAPDAFVIVITNPLDAMVYNMQKQSGLPANKVIGMAGVLDSARLACFVADELGVSVEDVKALVMGGHGDTMVSIMECVSVGGIPVSQLMSKEKFAELAKRTAGAGGEIVNLLGRGSAFYSPATSAIHMAEAYLLDKKSVFSCAAKLNGEYGVNGLYCGVPVVVGANGVEKILEVKMSAEEKAAFDKSVEACKKNAEWVDAHT, from the coding sequence ATGGCTAGAAAGAAGATTGCACTCGTTGGTGCTGGTCAAATTGGTGGTACAATGGCTCTCGTGCTTGCACAGAAGAACCTCGGCGACGTCGTCCTTATCGACATCCCGATGACTCAGGGCATGCCGAAGGGTAAGGCTCTTGACATTATGGAAGGCCGCTCCGTCATCAATTCGTCCGTTGATCTTCAGGGTTCTACTGATTATTCCGCTATTAAGGGTGCTGACGTTGTTATCGTTACCGCTGGTTTCCCGCGTATGCCGGGCATGAGCCGTGACGACCTCCTCGACAAGAACTGCGGCGTTATCAAGACTGTTGCTGAAGCCATCAAGGAAAACGCTCCGGATGCATTCGTGATCGTTATTACGAACCCGCTCGACGCCATGGTCTACAACATGCAGAAGCAGTCTGGCCTCCCGGCCAACAAGGTCATCGGTATGGCTGGCGTGCTCGACTCCGCTCGTCTCGCTTGCTTCGTCGCTGACGAACTCGGCGTTTCCGTCGAAGACGTCAAGGCTCTCGTTATGGGCGGCCACGGCGACACGATGGTCTCCATCATGGAATGCGTCTCTGTCGGCGGCATCCCGGTTTCTCAGCTCATGAGCAAGGAAAAGTTTGCTGAACTTGCAAAGCGTACCGCTGGTGCAGGTGGCGAAATCGTGAACCTCCTCGGTCGCGGTTCTGCTTTCTACAGCCCGGCTACCTCTGCAATCCACATGGCTGAAGCTTACCTCCTCGACAAGAAGAGCGTGTTCTCCTGCGCTGCAAAGCTCAATGGCGAATACGGCGTGAACGGCCTCTACTGCGGCGTGCCGGTTGTCGTTGGTGCAAACGGTGTCGAAAAGATTCTCGAAGTCAAGATGAGCGCCGAAGAAAAGGCTGCTTTCGACAAGTCTGTCGAAGCTTGCAAGAAGAACGCTGAATGGGTTGACGCACACACGTAA
- a CDS encoding T9SS type A sorting domain-containing protein produces the protein MKHAITLATAIFAVSAAYAGTFQTWNGEDGISQVNTGLDNGSETSGYWFSYADDGDGGQSKVEWPADIQTETGVSLDAVIDTCKGVCGTATLSKGTLKYNPFVGIGFNIVGEGLDGDPEAGDATAWGGLCITYTSDIAADLELGLGAYDATIEYANPVFKLAKASTTPVTKAVPWAKFAQPSWYTGATKISGTEAAKQLVAVKFKLQATNGDYKFNIKKIGPYTDCNPEGSNAIKAIRGESLAKAILAGRTLSFTGIKSAATVDIVNTQGQTVVRGTIDITTASLNLASLDAGVYMIHVNGKNVNFAKKIILK, from the coding sequence ATGAAACACGCAATCACGCTGGCAACAGCCATTTTTGCTGTATCCGCAGCATACGCCGGAACATTTCAAACATGGAACGGCGAAGATGGAATATCACAGGTCAATACCGGACTTGACAACGGTTCCGAAACTTCAGGTTATTGGTTCAGTTATGCCGATGATGGAGACGGAGGACAATCAAAAGTTGAATGGCCTGCAGATATACAAACCGAAACCGGGGTGTCGCTAGACGCAGTTATCGATACTTGCAAAGGCGTCTGTGGTACCGCCACGCTATCTAAGGGTACATTAAAATACAACCCCTTTGTAGGCATCGGTTTTAACATTGTCGGAGAAGGTCTTGACGGAGACCCCGAAGCTGGAGACGCGACGGCTTGGGGCGGGCTCTGCATCACATACACATCAGACATTGCAGCCGATCTCGAGCTTGGTCTCGGAGCTTACGATGCCACCATTGAATACGCAAACCCGGTATTCAAGCTAGCTAAAGCTAGCACAACCCCTGTAACCAAGGCCGTTCCCTGGGCTAAATTTGCACAGCCCAGTTGGTATACCGGCGCTACAAAAATTTCCGGTACAGAAGCCGCGAAGCAACTGGTTGCAGTAAAATTCAAGCTTCAAGCAACTAATGGTGACTACAAGTTCAACATCAAAAAAATCGGGCCATATACAGACTGCAATCCTGAAGGAAGCAATGCCATCAAGGCTATTCGCGGAGAGTCTTTAGCCAAGGCAATTCTTGCCGGCCGCACTCTCAGCTTTACAGGAATCAAATCCGCAGCGACAGTCGATATCGTCAACACCCAAGGCCAAACGGTCGTCAGGGGGACAATCGATATCACAACAGCTTCGCTCAACCTCGCTTCACTCGATGCAGGAGTCTACATGATTCACGTCAACGGGAAAAACGTCAATTTCGCAAAGAAGATTATATTGAAGTAA
- a CDS encoding T9SS type A sorting domain-containing protein: MKKFTLTALCVVTSTFAGTFETWNGADGVPAVETGLGNETNTYGIWYDFNDSFNGGESKIVYPVQPCHEYYSCEPHYMDAVIEHCEGVCGTATLYSGTSTQKPFSGMGFNIVGEASPTDNTIVAGDASAWEGLCVTYTSDTDISLELGLGDATDSTINYANPAVTLPATKTDKRVVVSWSDFKQPSWYDGSVKFDGETAAKQLVGIHFKIQAEPGDYEFRICAVGPKDGTCPEKCGIPTPPDDIKVTRRTSTVSAVLNGRTLGFTGIKSTATTEVLNSLGQVVMKGAINNATNNAATLSLASLNAGIYMVRVSGKNVNFAKKIVLK, translated from the coding sequence ATGAAAAAGTTTACGTTAACAGCACTTTGCGTAGTAACATCAACTTTCGCAGGCACATTTGAAACATGGAACGGAGCCGACGGAGTCCCCGCTGTAGAAACCGGACTAGGCAACGAAACCAATACTTACGGAATATGGTACGATTTTAATGATTCCTTCAATGGCGGTGAATCAAAAATCGTTTATCCAGTTCAACCATGTCACGAATATTATTCATGCGAACCTCACTATATGGATGCGGTTATTGAGCATTGTGAAGGAGTATGCGGGACAGCCACTCTCTATAGCGGCACATCAACTCAAAAACCGTTCTCCGGCATGGGATTCAACATCGTCGGGGAAGCATCCCCCACGGACAACACGATAGTCGCAGGAGACGCCTCCGCCTGGGAAGGACTCTGCGTGACCTACACATCGGATACAGACATATCTCTGGAACTTGGCCTTGGTGATGCCACCGATTCAACGATAAATTACGCAAACCCAGCAGTAACCCTCCCCGCCACCAAAACGGACAAGAGGGTTGTTGTATCTTGGTCCGACTTTAAGCAACCATCATGGTACGATGGCTCTGTCAAATTTGACGGAGAAACAGCAGCAAAGCAACTTGTCGGAATTCATTTTAAAATTCAGGCAGAACCAGGTGATTACGAATTCAGAATTTGCGCCGTCGGGCCTAAAGATGGAACATGCCCAGAAAAATGCGGAATCCCCACACCACCGGACGATATCAAGGTCACTCGTAGAACATCCACAGTCAGCGCTGTTTTGAACGGGCGCACGCTCGGATTCACGGGAATCAAGTCCACAGCAACTACCGAGGTTTTGAATTCCCTTGGACAAGTCGTGATGAAGGGCGCCATTAACAACGCAACAAATAACGCCGCAACGCTTAGCCTTGCCTCGCTCAATGCGGGAATTTACATGGTGCGTGTGAGCGGGAAAAACGTGAATTTCGCAAAGAAGATTGTATTAAAATAA
- a CDS encoding T9SS type A sorting domain-containing protein has product MKKFLLTALCAATSTFAGPFITWNGADENAYNICRVETGLLNETEMSGFWFTYEDDGEGGASKVYWDVDPCRDCSIYWLEPIIDDCKGMCGTAILNKWNSPHTAFTGIGFNVVGQLSEKDWTLVTGDASSWGGLCVTYTSDTDIALELGLGEVTDSTINYANPAVNLPASKTSNRMVFSWSDFKQPSSYNGAVKFDGETAAKQLATVRFKIQAEDGDYRFNICAVGPKDGTCPEKCGMPSAGIQIARGTSAVSAILNGRTLGFTGIKSSATAEVMNSLGQVVMKGAINNATNNATTISLASLKAGIYMVRVSGKNVNFAKKIVLR; this is encoded by the coding sequence TTTTATTGACAGCACTTTGCGCAGCAACATCAACTTTTGCAGGGCCGTTTATCACATGGAACGGTGCAGACGAAAACGCTTACAATATCTGCCGAGTTGAAACCGGGCTTCTCAACGAAACAGAAATGAGCGGATTCTGGTTCACCTATGAAGATGACGGTGAGGGAGGCGCGTCCAAAGTCTATTGGGATGTCGATCCATGCCGAGATTGTTCAATATACTGGCTTGAACCCATCATCGATGATTGCAAAGGGATGTGCGGGACAGCTATTCTCAACAAATGGAATTCACCCCATACAGCATTTACGGGTATAGGTTTCAATGTCGTCGGACAACTTTCAGAAAAAGATTGGACACTAGTCACAGGCGACGCCTCCTCTTGGGGCGGACTCTGCGTGACCTACACATCGGATACGGACATAGCTCTAGAACTCGGCCTTGGCGAAGTTACCGATTCCACAATCAATTACGCAAATCCGGCAGTCAATCTCCCCGCCTCCAAGACTAGCAATAGAATGGTTTTCAGCTGGTCCGATTTTAAGCAACCTTCGTCGTACAACGGAGCCGTCAAATTCGACGGTGAAACCGCAGCAAAGCAACTCGCTACGGTCAGGTTCAAGATACAAGCAGAAGACGGCGATTACCGTTTTAACATTTGCGCGGTCGGCCCCAAAGACGGCACATGCCCAGAAAAATGCGGAATGCCAAGTGCAGGGATTCAAATTGCTCGCGGGACTTCCGCAGTCAGCGCAATTTTGAACGGGCGCACGCTTGGATTCACGGGAATCAAGTCCTCCGCAACAGCTGAAGTGATGAATTCTCTTGGACAAGTCGTGATGAAGGGCGCCATTAACAACGCCACGAATAACGCCACAACGATTAGCCTTGCATCGCTTAAAGCGGGAATTTATATGGTGCGCGTGAGCGGGAAAAACGTCAATTTTGCAAAGAAGATTGTACTGAGGTAA